In Lolium rigidum isolate FL_2022 unplaced genomic scaffold, APGP_CSIRO_Lrig_0.1 contig_8472_1, whole genome shotgun sequence, the following proteins share a genomic window:
- the LOC124682321 gene encoding cell number regulator 10-like produces the protein MKPAAEPATGIPVGGAPAAGTWSSGLFDCFDDCGLCCLTCWCPCITFGKVAEIVDRGATSCGTAGALYALLATLTGCQCIYSCTYRAKMRAQYALPDGPCGDCCVHFCCEPCSLVQQYKELKARGYDPDIGWQLNAERGNGNAPAVQMMGR, from the coding sequence ATGAagcccgccgccgagccggccacCGGCATCCCCGTCGGCGGCGCCCCCGCCGCCGGCACCTGGTCCTCGGGCCTCTTCGACTGCTTCGACGACTGCGGCCTCTGCTGCCTGACGTGCTGGTGCCCCTGCATCACCTTCGGCAAGGTGGCGGAGATCGTGGACCGCGGCGCGACATCGTGCGGGACTGCCGGAGCGCTCTACGCGCTGCTGGCGACGCTGACGGGGTGCCAGTGCATCTACTCCTGCACGTACCGTGCCAAGATGCGCGCCCAGTACGCGCTCCCGGACGGCCCCTGTGGCGATTGCTGCGTCCACTTCTGCTGCGAGCCGTGCTCGCTCGTCCAGCAGTACAAGGAGCTAAAGGCCCGCGGCTACGACCCCGACATCGGATGGCAGCTCAACGCCGAGCGCGGCAACGGCAACGCGCCCGCTGTGCAGATGATGGGCCGCTAA